In Halomarina salina, one DNA window encodes the following:
- a CDS encoding YciE/YciF ferroxidase family protein, translating to MAAEDIDDLFEHELEDIYFAEHELTEAYDRMAETSSDEEVAAFFESHVEETGDHIERLVEVFELTGEAPQTEECEGIEGLLAEWEEFAEENDAGSVHDYYNLVTAIKTERYEQTAYESLVALAHERGDSEAEDLLRENLDEDEETLDELAEMAENYDYGSL from the coding sequence ATGGCCGCCGAAGACATCGACGACCTGTTCGAGCACGAACTTGAAGACATCTACTTCGCAGAGCACGAACTCACCGAGGCCTACGACCGGATGGCCGAGACGTCGTCGGACGAGGAGGTGGCGGCGTTCTTCGAGTCACACGTCGAGGAGACCGGCGACCACATCGAGCGTCTCGTCGAGGTGTTCGAACTGACGGGCGAGGCCCCCCAGACCGAGGAGTGCGAGGGCATCGAGGGCCTCCTGGCGGAGTGGGAGGAGTTCGCCGAGGAGAACGACGCCGGGTCCGTCCACGACTACTACAACCTCGTGACGGCCATCAAGACCGAGCGCTACGAGCAGACGGCCTACGAGAGCCTCGTCGCCCTCGCTCACGAGCGCGGCGACAGCGAGGCCGAGGACCTCCTCCGGGAGAACCTCGACGAGGACGAGGAGACCCTCGACGAACTCGCGGAGATGGCCGAGAACTACGACTACGGGAGCCTGTAA
- a CDS encoding CPBP family intramembrane glutamic endopeptidase: MSVTTISQDGATGVHTTRGRVRAVAVAAAITVVALVVGIVASIPVLVGFALAGYDITAVETLARPEVLVLSAFATQGSMLLVGYGYVRRYGLAVPVRLPTRADALVAGVGVVAAIVLAILGSLVISLVVPVDQGATSVLGDIGAVDPVALLVFAALSVVWIAPAEEYLFRGVVQGRVRQAFGIGATLAVAGALFASIHVFNYAGTAAVIAAYLGLLVLVSVVFGYAYERTGNLTVPIAIHALYNAVLLGGSYLALVWG; this comes from the coding sequence ATGTCCGTCACCACTATCTCCCAGGACGGAGCGACGGGTGTACACACCACCCGTGGCCGCGTCCGCGCCGTCGCCGTCGCCGCCGCCATCACCGTCGTCGCCCTCGTCGTCGGTATCGTCGCTTCCATCCCCGTGCTCGTCGGGTTCGCCCTCGCGGGCTACGACATCACGGCCGTCGAGACGCTCGCACGACCCGAGGTGCTCGTCCTCTCGGCGTTCGCCACGCAGGGGTCGATGCTGCTCGTCGGCTACGGCTACGTCCGGCGATACGGGCTGGCCGTCCCGGTCCGTCTCCCGACCCGTGCCGACGCTCTCGTCGCCGGCGTCGGCGTCGTCGCCGCCATCGTCCTCGCGATACTCGGCAGTCTCGTCATCTCGCTCGTCGTCCCCGTCGACCAGGGGGCGACGTCCGTCCTCGGTGACATCGGTGCCGTCGACCCGGTCGCCCTGCTCGTGTTCGCGGCGCTCTCGGTGGTCTGGATAGCACCGGCCGAGGAGTACCTGTTCCGCGGCGTCGTCCAGGGTCGCGTCAGGCAGGCGTTCGGCATCGGCGCGACGCTCGCCGTCGCGGGCGCGCTGTTCGCCTCCATCCACGTGTTCAACTACGCCGGGACGGCCGCCGTCATCGCCGCGTACCTCGGCCTGCTGGTGCTCGTCTCGGTCGTGTTCGGCTACGCCTACGAGCGGACGGGCAACCTGACGGTTCCCATCGCCATCCACGCCCTGTACAACGCCGTCCTGCTGGGCGGTTCGTACCTCGCGCTCGTCTGGGGCTGA
- a CDS encoding class I SAM-dependent methyltransferase, producing the protein MTESNPFIGTEQYYAEHRPDYGEATVDYLRERFALDSDARVLDLGCGAGQLAVPLARHAYDVVAMDPNEEMLRHARERAAEAGVENVEWVVGSDADLRVEQGPFRLTTMGRSFHWMDQERTLDRLYRATEADGGVALLTDREWLTKGREAWQATVYDVVTDYLDDVPERVDPEAVTYDDPWDETLAAFGFESVETVTFDVEREWTADDVVGYVLSLSFCSPERFGDERAAFERDLRARLRESGEEPFEQVAAVEVISGLRAPESD; encoded by the coding sequence ATGACCGAGTCGAACCCCTTCATCGGCACCGAGCAGTACTACGCCGAGCACCGCCCCGACTACGGCGAGGCGACCGTCGACTACCTCCGGGAGCGGTTCGCGCTCGACTCGGACGCGCGCGTCCTCGACCTGGGGTGTGGCGCGGGGCAACTCGCGGTTCCACTTGCTCGCCACGCCTACGATGTGGTGGCGATGGACCCGAACGAGGAGATGCTGCGTCACGCCCGCGAGCGGGCCGCCGAAGCCGGCGTCGAGAACGTCGAGTGGGTCGTCGGCTCCGACGCCGACCTGCGCGTCGAGCAGGGACCGTTCCGCCTGACGACGATGGGGCGGTCGTTCCACTGGATGGACCAGGAGCGCACGCTCGACCGGCTCTATCGGGCGACGGAGGCCGATGGCGGCGTCGCCCTCCTCACCGACCGCGAGTGGCTGACGAAGGGCCGCGAGGCGTGGCAGGCGACCGTCTACGACGTCGTGACCGACTACCTCGACGACGTCCCCGAGCGCGTCGACCCCGAGGCGGTGACCTACGACGACCCGTGGGACGAGACACTCGCCGCGTTTGGGTTCGAGTCCGTCGAGACGGTCACGTTCGACGTGGAGCGGGAGTGGACGGCCGACGACGTCGTCGGCTACGTCCTCTCGCTCTCGTTCTGCTCGCCCGAGCGGTTCGGCGACGAGCGGGCGGCGTTCGAGCGCGACCTTCGGGCGCGGCTACGCGAGTCCGGGGAGGAGCCGTTCGAGCAGGTCGCCGCGGTGGAGGTCATCTCGGGGCTGAGAGCGCCGGAGAGCGACTGA